One genomic segment of Cyprinus carpio isolate SPL01 unplaced genomic scaffold, ASM1834038v1 S000006769, whole genome shotgun sequence includes these proteins:
- the LOC122144830 gene encoding olfactory receptor 146-like: MDNLTFTNSILLMEGLTVTPQTSYPVFILLLLAYVFIVVSNTGLIILISTEKNLHHPMHFLFCNLPLNDIMGTTVILPRIMHDIFRETSERYMTYAECVVQAYFVHIYAIACHYVLMIMAFDRYVAICNPLRYTAIMTNKMVVKLSASAWGLSVFIVSILLGLTIRLSRCRSKIENPFCDNASLFKLSCENVVVNNIFGIVYTVIVFTFSLGSVFITYGKIATVCITSENKSLNSKAIKTCVTHISVYIIMFVSCASFIFLHRFPEYSESRKLASMVNIVPPGLNPLVYGLQTKEIRQKFLHIFCRKKVNP, translated from the coding sequence ATGGACAACCTGACtttcacaaacagcattctcCTCATGGAGGGACTAACAGTTACACCTCAAACTTCCTATCCTGTTTTCATCCTGCTTCTGTTGGCTTATGTCTTTATTGTGGTTTCCAACACTGGACTCATAATTCTGATTTCAACCGAGAAAAACCTACATCATCCTATGCACTTTCTGTTCTGTAACTTGCCACTAAATGATATAATGGGGACCACTGTCATTTTGCCACGCATAATGCATGATATTTTCAGAGAAACTTCAGAGCGATATATGACATATGCAGAGTGTGTTGTACAAGCttattttgtacatatttatgCTATAGCATGCCATTATGTGCTGATGATCATGGCCTTTGACAGATATGTGGCTATATGTAATCCACTGCGATACACAGCTATAATGACCAATAAAATGGTGGTTAAACTATCAGCATCAGCCTGGGGGCTGTCAGTATTCATAGTTTCAATTCTGTTAGGTCTCACTATACGCCTCTCTCGTTGCAGATCCAAAATTGAAAACCCTTTCTGTGACAATGCCTCACTGTTTAAACTGTCCTGTGAAAATGTGGTTGTTAATAATATCTTTGGAATAGTTTATACTGTGATTGTTTTTACCTTTTCACTTGGGTCTGTATTTATAACATATGGCAAGATTGCTACTGTATGCATAACCAGCGAGAACAAATCACTGAACAGTAAAGCCATAAAAACCTGTGTCACTCACATATCTGTTTATATAATCATGTTTGTTTCTTGtgctagttttatttttcttcatcgTTTTCCTGAATACTCTGAAAGCAGGAAACTAGCTAGTATGGTCAATATTGTACCCCCAGGACTAAATCCATTAGTATATGGTTTACAAACCAAAGAAATAAGACAgaaatttttacatattttttgtagaaaaaaggTGAATCcttaa